In Chloroflexota bacterium, a single window of DNA contains:
- a CDS encoding MBL fold metallo-hydrolase: MPHYARRINEQLYCYIWQGRGNNCNTYLLANMLRGERPHVIVDPGFVVNELREPCFDSLLAAMQRDKLNAEDIGLIINTHTHPDHCQATEAIVQKSAPKRGRGRLSQALTALSREEAEYFKAVGERMFGMFGMEVARLDPFIYLVEGDLTLGVGTKRVDLQILHTPGHSPGSICIYWPDKKALITGDVIFYASVGRTDFPGGSITVLKQSIEKLATLDVEYLLPGHSTEYGSIVEGKDKVRRNFEAVRLFV, encoded by the coding sequence ATGCCGCACTACGCCAGGAGAATAAACGAACAACTGTACTGCTATATCTGGCAGGGCAGGGGAAACAACTGCAATACCTACCTTTTGGCCAACATGCTGCGGGGCGAGCGGCCTCATGTCATTGTCGATCCAGGATTCGTGGTCAACGAGCTGAGGGAACCCTGCTTCGATTCCCTGCTGGCGGCAATGCAAAGAGACAAGCTGAATGCCGAGGACATCGGCCTGATAATCAACACTCACACCCACCCCGACCACTGTCAGGCCACGGAGGCCATAGTGCAGAAGAGCGCCCCAAAAAGGGGGAGGGGCAGGCTCAGCCAGGCCCTTACCGCTCTTTCAAGAGAAGAGGCCGAGTATTTCAAAGCAGTGGGGGAGAGAATGTTTGGCATGTTTGGCATGGAGGTAGCCAGGCTCGATCCCTTTATCTATCTGGTGGAAGGCGATTTGACCCTGGGCGTAGGCACGAAAAGAGTAGACCTGCAGATCCTGCACACCCCGGGGCATTCGCCAGGCTCCATCTGCATCTACTGGCCTGACAAGAAAGCGCTCATCACGGGTGATGTGATATTCTATGCCAGCGTGGGGCGGACGGATTTCCCCGGGGGAAGTATCACTGTGCTCAAGCAAAGCATTGAGAAGCTGGCAACGCTTGACGTGGAATACCTGCTCCCCGGCCACTCTACTGAGTACGGCAGCATTGTGGAAGGAAAGGACAAAGTGAGGCGCAATTTCGAAGCCGTGAGGTTGTTCGTTTAG
- a CDS encoding HAD family hydrolase translates to MNMIKAVLFDWFDTLAQYHPLRDEMRANACRDLGIKVDKEELAPGIVLADHYYLDENGRSPVKQRPPEEQMEIYVQMERIVLKHAGVNVSDEVILSIMQAVSKTFSNNQFVLFEDVLPAFRQLKKWELTLGIISNLDRDLRPICQELGIDSYLDLILTSREVGHEKPHPPIFLAALERAGAQPAETIYVGDHYDTDVVGAQRVGMKGVLLDRHDFYRRLTGCHRIRTLAELVHCL, encoded by the coding sequence TTGAACATGATAAAGGCGGTGTTGTTCGACTGGTTTGATACCCTGGCCCAATACCATCCGCTGCGTGACGAGATGCGGGCCAACGCTTGCCGTGACCTGGGCATTAAGGTGGACAAGGAAGAGCTAGCCCCAGGCATTGTCCTGGCTGACCACTATTATCTCGATGAGAACGGCCGCTCCCCTGTGAAGCAGCGCCCCCCGGAAGAGCAGATGGAAATTTATGTTCAGATGGAGCGCATTGTGCTGAAGCATGCTGGGGTGAACGTCTCCGACGAGGTTATCCTCAGCATAATGCAAGCGGTGTCCAAGACCTTCTCCAACAACCAGTTTGTGCTTTTCGAAGACGTGCTGCCTGCCTTTCGTCAGCTAAAGAAGTGGGAATTGACTCTGGGGATCATCTCTAATCTCGATCGCGACTTGAGGCCCATTTGTCAGGAACTGGGCATTGATTCCTATCTTGATTTGATACTGACGTCCAGGGAAGTCGGCCATGAAAAGCCCCACCCGCCTATCTTTTTGGCAGCCCTAGAGCGGGCAGGGGCGCAACCCGCAGAGACAATATACGTCGGTGACCACTATGACACTGATGTTGTTGGTGCCCAGAGGGTGGGCATGAAAGGCGTGCTTCTGGACCGCCATGACTTCTATCGCCGCCTCACCGGCTGCCATCGAATCAGGACACTGGCCGAACTGGTGCACTGCCTGTAG